The Gloeocapsopsis sp. IPPAS B-1203 genome contains a region encoding:
- a CDS encoding TenA family protein, with protein MVSAQLWQANQDLAQACLEHPFVQGIGNGTLARHKFAFYVGQDAFFLEAFARAYSIAAAKAPDWEGFSIFHNLANGVLEELRLHESYAKAWDVDLRNVEPQPATRRYTDFLLATAWGSDVGLIAVAMLPCMCLYGFLGQQLAQNGIAEHSYSEWIRTYSGSEFEQLAMQLESLCDRYTSMTPLAQSTYRYAMLCERDFFQAAWEEEVTSD; from the coding sequence ATGGTATCTGCTCAATTGTGGCAAGCAAACCAAGATTTAGCTCAAGCTTGTCTAGAACATCCGTTTGTTCAAGGTATTGGGAATGGTACGCTGGCGCGACATAAATTTGCATTTTATGTAGGACAAGATGCTTTTTTCTTAGAAGCTTTTGCCCGTGCTTATAGTATTGCAGCAGCGAAAGCACCAGATTGGGAAGGGTTTAGTATTTTTCATAATCTAGCCAATGGCGTGTTAGAAGAACTGCGTTTGCACGAAAGTTATGCAAAGGCTTGGGATGTTGACTTGCGCAATGTAGAACCGCAGCCTGCGACGCGGCGTTATACAGATTTTTTATTGGCGACTGCTTGGGGTAGTGATGTTGGGTTGATTGCGGTGGCGATGTTGCCTTGTATGTGTTTGTATGGTTTTTTAGGACAGCAGTTAGCACAAAATGGCATTGCAGAACATTCTTATAGTGAGTGGATTCGGACTTATAGCGGTTCTGAGTTTGAGCAACTTGCGATGCAGTTAGAATCTTTGTGCGATCGCTATACCAGCATGACACCTCTAGCACAATCAACATATCGCTACGCTATGTTGTGCGAACGCGATTTTTTTCAAGCCGCATGGGAAGAAGAAGTGACTAGTGATTAG
- the murD gene encoding UDP-N-acetylmuramoyl-L-alanine--D-glutamate ligase, which yields MPNAHVIGLGKSGIAAAQLLKRQGWEVTLSDRSSAASPEQPRLESEGIAVKLGYSWHPDVDDSTQLVVVSPGVPWDIPALIAAREQGIETIGEMELAWRNLRSHPWVAVTGTNGKTTTTALIAAIFQTTGLNAPACGNIGYAACELALESAKPLDWVIAEISSYQIESSSSIAPRIGIWTTFTPDHLSRHCTLENYYNIKAQLLRQSELQIFNGDDAYLKEIGANWQDAYWTSVKGKAHLIGNTQGTYIEDGWVVFQGDRIVQVSALRMVGEHNHQNLLMAVAAARLAGIDQEAIFQAVTNFPGVPHRLEHICTIAGVDFINDSKATNYDAAQVGLSAVVSPVILIAGGEAKAGDDTSWLQTIQEKAAAVLLIGDAAPRFAQRLKDVGYSHYEIVETMERAVSRSAELAPQTNARVVLLSPACASFDQFQNFEQRGDRFRELCLALV from the coding sequence ATGCCGAATGCTCATGTGATCGGATTGGGAAAATCCGGTATTGCCGCTGCACAACTGTTAAAACGGCAAGGTTGGGAGGTAACGTTGAGCGATCGCAGTTCTGCTGCTTCGCCAGAACAACCGCGACTAGAAAGTGAGGGTATTGCTGTTAAACTCGGTTACTCATGGCATCCCGATGTTGATGATTCTACTCAACTTGTAGTTGTCAGTCCTGGTGTTCCTTGGGATATTCCAGCATTAATCGCGGCACGCGAGCAAGGTATTGAAACAATTGGCGAAATGGAATTAGCTTGGCGCAACCTGCGATCGCATCCTTGGGTAGCTGTTACAGGTACAAATGGCAAAACAACAACAACAGCATTAATTGCAGCAATCTTTCAAACCACTGGGCTGAATGCTCCCGCGTGTGGCAACATTGGTTATGCTGCGTGTGAATTAGCTTTAGAATCAGCTAAACCGCTAGATTGGGTAATTGCAGAAATTAGCAGCTATCAAATTGAGTCTTCGTCTTCAATCGCGCCTCGCATTGGTATTTGGACAACATTTACACCAGATCACCTCAGTCGTCATTGCACCTTAGAAAATTACTACAACATTAAAGCTCAGCTTTTGCGTCAAAGTGAGTTGCAAATATTTAATGGCGATGATGCATATTTAAAGGAAATCGGCGCAAATTGGCAAGATGCGTATTGGACGAGTGTTAAAGGAAAGGCGCATTTAATTGGAAATACCCAAGGAACTTATATAGAAGATGGTTGGGTTGTGTTTCAAGGCGATCGCATTGTGCAAGTTTCAGCGTTACGCATGGTGGGAGAACACAATCACCAAAATCTTTTGATGGCGGTAGCAGCCGCGCGGTTAGCAGGAATTGATCAAGAAGCGATTTTTCAAGCCGTTACTAATTTTCCTGGTGTTCCGCATCGTTTGGAACACATTTGCACAATCGCTGGAGTTGATTTTATTAATGATAGTAAAGCAACTAATTATGATGCGGCGCAAGTGGGTTTATCGGCGGTAGTTAGCCCTGTAATTTTAATTGCTGGGGGTGAAGCGAAAGCTGGTGATGATACAAGTTGGCTGCAAACAATTCAAGAAAAAGCTGCGGCTGTCTTACTAATTGGCGACGCTGCACCTCGTTTTGCTCAGCGATTGAAAGATGTGGGATACTCTCACTACGAAATCGTCGAAACTATGGAAAGGGCTGTCTCAAGATCTGCTGAATTAGCCCCACAAACGAATGCCCGTGTTGTGTTATTGTCGCCTGCGTGTGCCAGTTTTGACCAATTTCAAAATTTTGAACAAAGAGGCGATCGCTTTCGCGAACTTTGCCTTGCTTTAGTTTAA